TGCCGACGGCCGTGTTGACCAGGCCGGAGACCGGGGCGATGCCGTCCACCAGGCCGGTGACGGTGCCGACGGCGTTGACCGAGAGGCCACCGGAGACGGCGTCGAGGGCGGCGTCCGAGATCTCGGCGGTCTCAACCTGGGGGGTGGAGTTCATGATGGAACTTCCCTTCGTATAGCTATTCATAAGGGGGGAGCGGCCCCCTTCTGGGGACAGAACGACGGCCGCGCACGTGGGTGCCCGCTCTCGGTCCGGAGAGCCGGCTGCTCCCCGATCCGAGGGCTCGGCGGCCCCCGCGGTGCGATGGATATAAGCAGATCGCCGCCGCGCACATCCAATCAACATGGCCTCCCACCAGCGCACTTGGTGACCATGACGGTTCATTGGTGCAGGAGTGGGCACGGCATGGGGGCAGCTTCTTCACACGGATCGCGGCATGGTCATAAGGCCTTCATTGCCAGTCGGAAAACGAATGGGACAGTCCCGCCTCAAAGGCACGGAGCACGCGACACGCCTGTGCAGAACTCCCGCCGACCGTGACTCCGCTGAGCATTCGGTGTGGAGATTCCCCGAAGCCGGTTTCCCGGCCGCCGGAGTGAACGGACCGCTGTCGCGTGGTCGCCGAGTGTCGTCGGACGGGATGCGGACCGACGGCGTCACAGGTGTCCCACGGCGAGGCGGGGCGGGAAGTCGTGAAATGGCAGACCAACGACGGGCGTAGCGCGCTTTGCGAAATGGAAGATTGGAATCTTTTTGCGGAGCGTTGAACACCCCATCGGAACCATCCGTACCAACTGGCAACCAGGCGCCCCGAGTTCACCCGCCGGACGGCGGTACGGACCCCGTCCCCAGGAGGTCAAGAGTTGAGTCACAAACGAGCCACCAAGCGCAAGGCGTTCATAGCCGCAGGCGGCGTGGCGGCGATCGGTGCGGCGGCCCTCATTCTGCCGAACGCGATGGCGTCGCAGACGGAGTCCAAGGACGCGGCCCCGAAGACCCTCGCGGCGAGTGACGCCTCCGACCTCGCCTCCCAGCTCCAGGAGTTGCTCGGTGACGCGTTCGCAGGCGCGTACTACGACTCGGGCGAGAAGCAGCTCATCATCAACGTCATCGACGGTCTTCAGATCGACGGCGACGACAACAACGTGATCATCCAGGCGCAGTCCGCCGGCGCGGAGGTCCGTGAGGTCGACAACAGCTGGTCCGAGCTGCAGAAGGGCGCGGCCACGCTGAAGGAGCAGGCCAGCGTCCCGGGTACGGCCTGGGCGATCGACCCCCGCACCAACAAGCTCCAGGTCACCGCCGACTCCACGGTCACGGGCGAGAACTGGGACACCATCGAGACGGCCGTGAAGTCGCTCGGCTCGGGCATGGCGACCATCAAGAAGTCCGCCGGCACGTTCAAGACGTTCCTGGAGGGCGGCGACGCCATCTTCGGCGGCGGCGCGCGCTGTTCGGCCGGCTTCAACGTCGTCAACGCCGAGGGTGCCCCGGCCTTCCTGACCGCCGGTCACTGCGGTGTCGCCGAGGCCGAGTGGTCCGAGGAGGAGGGCGGCGCGCCGATCGCCACCGTGGACGCGGCGACCGCCACGTTCCCGGGCGCCGGTGACTTCGCCCTGGTCAACTACAACGACCCGGCGACCCAGGCGGCCAGCACGGTCGACCTCGGCAACGGCCAGACGGTCGACATCAACGCGGTGGGCGAGGCCGCGGTCGGTCTCCAGGTCTTCCGCATGGGCAGCACCACCGGTCTCGCCGACGGTCAGGTCACCGGTCTCGAAGCCACGGTGAACTACCCCGAGGGCACGGTCACCGGCCTCATCCAGACCAACGTCTGCGCCGAGCCCGGCGACAGCGGCGGCTCGCTGTTCACCGAGGACGGCCAGGCCATCGGTCTGACCTCCGGCGGCAGCGGTGACTGCACCGTCGGCGGCGAGACCTTCTTCCAGCCGGTCACCACCGCCCTCGCGGCCACCGGCGCCACCCTCGGCGACGCCGGCGCGGGCGCCGGTGAGGAGGCCGGCGGCGCCGGCGCGGCCGGTGCGGGCGAAGAGGCCGACGGCGGCGCGGTCGCCGGAGCCGGCGAGGAGGCCGACGGCGGTGCCGTGGCCGGTGCCGGTGAGGAAGAGGGCGCCGCCGCGGCGGGCGCGGGCCAGGAGGAGGGCGCCGCTGCCGCCGGAGCCGGCGAGGAGGGCGACGCGGGTGCGGTCGCCGGTGCCGGTGACGCGGCCGGCGCGGGCCAGGAGCAGGAGCAGGGCATCGGCGACCAGGGTGTCGACGAGCAGGGCGTCCAGCAGTAGGCGAACGCCACCGAGAACGTGGACGACGGCCCAGGGATCAGCGGCCACTGACCCCCGGCCGTCGCCTCACGGCCCACGTGCCGGCCACACCACAGCGGTTCCGGTCGGCAGGTGGCACGGTCCGGCCCTCCGGCGGGAGGGCCGGACCGCTTCGCGTCCGGTGGCGCGGCCGATACCCGCGCATCCGACGAACGACCCGGCAGGACCCGCGGCGTCACCCGGCGGAGCCGGTGGCCCGCAGCAGCAGCAACGCCACATCGTCGGCCCGCTCCTCCGCCGCTCCGATCTCCCGCACGAGACTGTCGGCCAGCGCGTCCAACGGCCTCTCCCCGGCTCTCGACAGCCGCTCCCCGAGATCCGCCAGCGCCTCCTCGATGTCGACCCCCGGCGACTCGATCAGCCCGTCCGTGTACAGCGCCAGCACCGCCCCCTCCGCCAGCGCCACCTCGGTCGTCGGATACGACGCCTCCGCGTCGATCCCGAGCAGCGGCCCGCCCGCGAGGTCGAGCACCCGCACCTTCCCGTCCGGCCGGCGAAGCAACGGCGGCGGATGCCCCGCACGCGCCATCACGGCCGTCCCGTGCTCGGGGTCGAGCCGCAGATACAGACAGCTGGCGAACAGCTCCGAACCCAGGTCGATCAGCAGCCGGTTGGTGCTGCTCATCACCTCCTGGGGCGCCTGCCCGACGGTCGTGTACGCGCGGACCGCCGTACGGATCTGCCCCATCAGCCCCGCCGCCGTCACGTTGTGCCCCTGGACATCACCGATCACGGCGGAGGCCCGCCCGTGCGAGAGGACCAGGTCGAAGAAGTCGCCGCCGATGTCCATGCCCCGGGTGGCGGGCAGATAGCGGGAGGCCGCCTGGATCCCGGGGATCGACGGCAGCGAGTGCGGCAGCAGCGCCTGTTGCAGCCCGTGCGCGAGCTGGTGCTTGGCGTCGTACAGCAGCGCCCGCTCCAGCGCCTGGGCGATCAGACCGCTGAGGCTGGTCAGCACCGCCCGCTCGTCCGCGGGGAACGGATGCGGGTCGGCGTACCCGAGCACCCAGGTGCCCACCGGCCGCCCCGACGCGATCAGCGGGAGATACGCCCAGGCGCCCAGTCCGTCGGGGGTGTCCTGCCGCATCGGATAGAGATGCTCCAGCTGCTGCCGGGACTCGAAGAAGGCCGGCACACCGGTGGTCAGGGCGTGCGCCCCGGGCATCGGCGCGGACAGCGGCATCCCGTCGAAGCGTTCCACGAGATGCGGGTCGGTGTAGCCGCGGTGCCCGAGCACATGCAGCCGCCCGGCGCGCGAGCCGAACATCACGAGGGCCTGGCTGCCGATGGCCGGGGCGATCTCGTCGGCGACCAGTTCCACCACGTCCTGCACGCCCACCGCCTCGGTGAGCGCGCTCGCCAGCGCCAGCACATGGTTGATCGTCACCAGTCGGCCCGGCCCCCCGCCCTCCAGCCGCGCCGCGTGCTCGGCCTCGGCGACCGCGCGGGCCCGGGAGATCCGTACGCTCAGCCCGTTCGTCCCCGGGTACAGCCGGAACGACAGCCAGTCGCTCGGCGGTCGCAGCGCCACGAACGACGTCACGTGCTGGCTCATCAGGGCCGCCCGGTACCGGTCCTCATACGAGGGATCGTTGAGCCACGGCACCGACGCCCACAGCTGGGTGCCCAGCAGGGCGCTCACCGGGATGCCGAGCAGTTCGGCCGTGGCCGCGTTGGCGAAGGTGATCCGTCCGTGCAGATCGAGCGCGCACATCCCGTACGGCAGCCGCGCCACCATCCGCGCCGCCTCCACCGTGCCGAGCGTCCCGGCGACCGTGGTCGCGGACGGCGCCGACAGGTCCGGCTCCGGCAGCACCGGCCGGCCCTCCTCCTCCGCGCGCCGCAGCCGCTTCGCGAGCCGGTCGCAGGCGGAGGTCAGCTGGTCCCGCTCGCGCTCGCTCAGCTCCGGCGGGTGGGAGCCGGGCCAGGTCAGGAAGACGGCGCCGTACGTGGTGTCGCGGGTCGCCACCGGCAGCGCGGCCAGGGCGAACGGATAGGGCAGCACCATCGCGATCCGGGGATAGCGGCGGGCCATCTGCTCCTCGCCGCTGACCCACACCAGCCGCCGCCCGCGCACGGCCTCCGAGACCGGGACCGGCGCGCTCAGGCCCACCCGCTCCCAGGGCGCGGCGAACGACCTGGGCAGTCCCGCCATGACGGCCATCTCCAGGACCGGTTCGTCCGGCGTCAGCAGGTACACCGCGCCGGAGTGGGCCTCGACGTCGTCCATCATCGCGGCCAGCGCCAGGGACAGCAGCGGATGGCCGACCCGGGCCGTCTCGACGGTCGTCCGCCCTCCGGACGCGTGGACGCCGGCCATACCGACCACCTCCTCGCACCTCGTACGACCGCGCGTCGCGCCCCAGGGTCAAGGCTCCTCCCTGGGCGCCGCCCGCGCACGGCGAGCGCCGTGCCGTGGACGAACCGCTGTACCCCCTCCCGCCCGGGCCATGCCCCCTCGGTGATGCGCGGCATCGCGCGCGGGCGCCGCGAGTGCGCCCCCACGCACCCCGATGGCTGGTTCTTCGCGCCCGGGCGTGGTCGGGGGCGCCAACAATGGGCACGCGCTGAGGCGGAGGACATCGGTGTCCGGGAGGCGGAGGGCGAACGTGATCGGGGTATTGCTCGTGCACGACGAGTGTCTGGTCAGGTCGGTGCTGGCGGAGTGGCTCCGCGGGGAACCCGGCCTGACGGTGTACGACGCGTCCTGGCGCGCGGCGCCGGGGCGCGTACGGTCCCTGCGGCCGGACGTCTGCGCGGCGGACCTGGACTGCGCGGACGCGATCGGCATCCCGCCCCTCGCCGACCTGCGCGGTACGGGAGGCCCGGCCCCCGGGCTCCTGGTCCTCGCCCACGCGGGCAGACCCGG
The sequence above is drawn from the Streptomyces griseiscabiei genome and encodes:
- a CDS encoding S1 family peptidase; the encoded protein is MSHKRATKRKAFIAAGGVAAIGAAALILPNAMASQTESKDAAPKTLAASDASDLASQLQELLGDAFAGAYYDSGEKQLIINVIDGLQIDGDDNNVIIQAQSAGAEVREVDNSWSELQKGAATLKEQASVPGTAWAIDPRTNKLQVTADSTVTGENWDTIETAVKSLGSGMATIKKSAGTFKTFLEGGDAIFGGGARCSAGFNVVNAEGAPAFLTAGHCGVAEAEWSEEEGGAPIATVDAATATFPGAGDFALVNYNDPATQAASTVDLGNGQTVDINAVGEAAVGLQVFRMGSTTGLADGQVTGLEATVNYPEGTVTGLIQTNVCAEPGDSGGSLFTEDGQAIGLTSGGSGDCTVGGETFFQPVTTALAATGATLGDAGAGAGEEAGGAGAAGAGEEADGGAVAGAGEEADGGAVAGAGEEEGAAAAGAGQEEGAAAAGAGEEGDAGAVAGAGDAAGAGQEQEQGIGDQGVDEQGVQQ
- a CDS encoding SpoIIE family protein phosphatase codes for the protein MAGVHASGGRTTVETARVGHPLLSLALAAMMDDVEAHSGAVYLLTPDEPVLEMAVMAGLPRSFAAPWERVGLSAPVPVSEAVRGRRLVWVSGEEQMARRYPRIAMVLPYPFALAALPVATRDTTYGAVFLTWPGSHPPELSERERDQLTSACDRLAKRLRRAEEEGRPVLPEPDLSAPSATTVAGTLGTVEAARMVARLPYGMCALDLHGRITFANAATAELLGIPVSALLGTQLWASVPWLNDPSYEDRYRAALMSQHVTSFVALRPPSDWLSFRLYPGTNGLSVRISRARAVAEAEHAARLEGGGPGRLVTINHVLALASALTEAVGVQDVVELVADEIAPAIGSQALVMFGSRAGRLHVLGHRGYTDPHLVERFDGMPLSAPMPGAHALTTGVPAFFESRQQLEHLYPMRQDTPDGLGAWAYLPLIASGRPVGTWVLGYADPHPFPADERAVLTSLSGLIAQALERALLYDAKHQLAHGLQQALLPHSLPSIPGIQAASRYLPATRGMDIGGDFFDLVLSHGRASAVIGDVQGHNVTAAGLMGQIRTAVRAYTTVGQAPQEVMSSTNRLLIDLGSELFASCLYLRLDPEHGTAVMARAGHPPPLLRRPDGKVRVLDLAGGPLLGIDAEASYPTTEVALAEGAVLALYTDGLIESPGVDIEEALADLGERLSRAGERPLDALADSLVREIGAAEERADDVALLLLRATGSAG